From the Juglans microcarpa x Juglans regia isolate MS1-56 chromosome 3D, Jm3101_v1.0, whole genome shotgun sequence genome, the window TTGCTGCCTGTCCCTTCACCTCAACCATTTGTTGCTTACGTTGATAACtcaaatgggaaaaaaaaaaaaaaaaaaaaaaaattatgaagtgCAATTTGGTCATTCTAATTAAGTTTAGGCTTGTCAACACTTGGTCCAAATAACATTCAATCTATCGAACGGTGACCATTTACTCAATCTACAGTTATAAATTGATGTTAGAACAGACGCATTCAACATGAAGTCtttttatgatattatgttTTGAACGGTTAGTGCAAATCGGTCGGTCTAGTCCggcaataaatcaaatatttctattctattattttttcagatCGGATCGAACCGAATATTCATAGGGACCGGATCGGATCAAACCGAATATTCATAGACCGTGGATCAGACCAAAACTTTTCGATCTTCTAAAACGTGGATCGAGACCGACCGGTCTTAGTCTCGGTTCGGTCCAGCTCGGACCGAAATGGTTGGTCCGGTCGGTTCgctcggaccggaccgattattACCCCTATATATGGTCTAGTATTGTAAATATACCCAATATCATCTTGTTGATTTTAATACCACTTGTTGGACCATATGATCAGCagctatcaattaatttatctaaaactcATCAGTATTATTATCAGGCAAGATAGACGTATCATGTCTTCTATTACAATTGATATCACACCCGGCCCGTAGATTGATTGCAAAAGGCCTCTCAGTTTTTTTGTCAATCCTACTGTTCGCGAACCTTTTTCCATGCTTTGAATCGAGGATAGTTTCAGAGCTTTTGTCAGGTGGCCGGGGCTAATTAGTTTTGATGCTTTAATTAGGCTTTAGAGATGAAAAACTGCAAATTAAATAGCCTACAGATTAATTGAATTTAAGCTCTAAACTGATAGATTAAGACTTTATAAGGATATATACTTGAAAATGGGCAGAATATCGAGGGGCTATATACAGGCAGTATCAACAAAAGTAGTACTTGTCCGTAGCTAGGTTCAAGAtaggaaggaaaagaaaccaTGAATAAGAGGGGGGGAAGGGACAAGTTATAAAAATGAAAGTAAGCACATCACCTAATAAGAGCATCACTTGCATGTCAAATTCTGGATTTCATGCATTCCGAGATTAACAAACATGGTGCAATACATCTGAgcagatttcttcttcttgaaaACCTTCATCAGGTGCACTTTTCCCTCCAACTTTGAGGAGATGGTCAGTGGCAAACGACCATAAACTATATCACCCGTTAATGCAGGATTGTTGTTAGATGAATTCAAGAATACTGTAGCATTTACCCTTTTGGTTGATCGAGCCCTGACTCGTGCCTCGTTGATATTGGCCTCACCAACAGTCACACCGTTTTGGGCAAATCGAACAGTGCCATATTCATATTTGAAGCGAGCAAAATTGGGGTTCTTTACTGTGAATTGAGCATTCATCTGCAAGTTATACGAAGAGTTCGTGATATCAAAATTGCCAGTAAATGAGGCAGCACGAACCCGGAACTTTGGACTTTTGATGCGCATCACGGTCAGGACAAAGACCAATATGATTATGGTTTGGAAAACCGCAAAAGCAGCAATATATGCTATGCACTTCATGCGCTTCTTTTTACGAAGATCTTCGGGGTGTGCCCTGACCGCCTCCGTGTCACTTCGGACGTATCCAATGGCCGGTGCCAAGGGATAGGGTGATTGTTCCTTTTCTGCCATCATTCTGTCGTTCTTCGTCGAGTGTGTGAGTTTTGCCTCTTGAGTTGTACTTAATTTCTCAAGTTGAGGGTGGTTTTGCAAATGGCAATGGTGGGAGAAGTcatgagtgtgtgtgtgagtgaatatatatatatatatatatagagagagagagagagagagagagagagatgaacttgcgtttgaatataaaaagtTGCAAGTTAGAAGAACGAAGAAATATTTACCTTGAAAATGCATGCGTAAAACAAGGCATCGTTTTCTAGCTAGCGAGTgctcctttttttccttcttacaACAAACGCGTACACGGTGGCTTTGAAAATTGACTTCTGGGGTTTGTTTTGAAGTTGGGGCAgttgatatataattttcaaagataAATCTTTGTACACTATAGTCCATACGGAACCTTCTATGGGTCCTCAGTGAATTATATGTATGTACTGCAGGGACGGCTTTATTATATAAGATCAAtttgtaagaaaggggcacccatagtgggcactcCTTCACCTTCTCTTGGTGGTTATGAAGTGGTTCTTAAACCACTTCATGAGACTTAATAACTAGCCATTAAGGGCCAGCCGGAGGTTACACTTAGAGGGGCTATTTACACATAGCCCCTCTTCCCTTTGGAGAATACTTGCATAAAAAAcatgaaatctctctctcaaatgattCTCTCTAGTTTCGACATTTAGGCTGTGGAATATGTgggtgttgctctggtattgccacgtagcacactccatcATCGATATGGGAGATTGTGAATGAACAACGACGATGACGAAGAATCtgtggaacaaccgcactagatcctAGATATTTAcgatgaggtaatatcgcttccgctgtatactttgatctagtatttctaacacaATTCTTTTATGCTACTTAATGTAAGACCCAAGTgcaaaaaaatgcacaaaagatCATTTATTGGATAGTTTTAGCTATGAACACAAAGCCCAAACATTCATATCTTGAAATCTACTAGCCCAGCCATGATTAGCTACAGCCCGATCCAACCTTTCTTTCACAAAAGACTCATCCTCGTGACCATTGCTCCATGTAAACTTATAACCACACCATCCCAGATCAGAGAGCCCAAATATCTCTAAAGCCCTTCTAAATATTTCCATCTGCCcttcatttctctccctccccccACTTTCTCATCTTGGGAcactatttcattaaaatctcctatGACACACCAACTCACTCCTTGTAATGGTTTCAAGGCTTTAAGTAACTCCTGTGATGACCCCCTTTTACTAGCTTCTGGATTTCCATAAAAACCCGTTAGTAACCATCTACTTCCCCCTCCTTCACCATTAACCCATACACTAACATGCCTCTGAGAGTAGTTCTGATGTGAATGAGCCACGAAAAAAGTTACAAAGGGGTCTTGCTGGATGCAAAAACTCACTGAGCAGATGGAGTAAAAACTCCGTTCTAAAAAGGGAAGGCGAAATCAAAGAGTtgtctgaaaaaaaaatcatgaaggAGGAGGAGGGGCCAACTATTATATGTGAACTGATGAGTCTAAAAGGAGAGCTTAATGTCCTCCTAGAGCAGGAAGATCTGAGGTGGAAGCAGAGGGCAAAAAAACACTGGTTAACATATGGTGATAGAAACACAAAGTTCTATCATGCATGTGCTAGtcagagaaagaagaaaaatactataaaaaaaaaattatggattcaCAAGGGAGGATGGTGGAAGATGAGGTGCAGATAGAGGGTGCTTTCCATGACTActtcaatgaaattttttcatcatctatGCTCAAAGATGAGGATATAGAAAAGTGTGTTATGCTAGTTGAACCAAAAGTTACAGAGGCCATGAATGATAGGCTGGAAATGGATTTTACTGCTTTTGAAGTTGAAGTAGCTCTTAAACAAATGTCAGCGTTGAAATCACCTGGCCCCGATGGGTTTGGGGTAGGTTTCTATCAAAATCATTGGCATATTGTGGGGGAGGACACATGTAGGGCAGTGCTGGATTTTTTGAATGGTGGAGAGATGAATGTGGGGGTGAACCATACCTTAATTGCTCTTATACCCAAGGTTAAATCCCCCACCAATGTTAAGGAGTTTAGGCCCATAAGCCTTTGTAACGTTCTGtataaactcatttcaaaaGTTATTGCGAACATAATTAAGATTGTATTATCAGATATTATATCACCCAATCAAAGTGCATTCATTCCGGGTAggctaattttttataatattatgataGCCTATGAGATGTTGCATACCATGAAGACAAAACAGAAGGCAAGGACTGGAACTATGGCAATAAAgcttgatatgtcaaaggcCTATGATAGGGTGGAGTGGCCTTTCCTTAAAGCTATGATGAAAAAACttggttttggtttgaagatgaGTAGTTTGATAATGAAATGTGTCTCATCAGTGAGCTATTCAATCTTAGTCAATGGGAAAGTGGGGAAAAGTTTCTTACCTTCAAGGGGTATTAGGCAAGGGGACCCATTATCCCCTTACCTATTTATCATTTGTGCCGAGGGACTAAGCCAATTGCTATTAAAATCAGAGAATGAGGGAGCAATAAGGGGGATAGCCATAAGTAGTAGAGGCATACGAGTGAACTACCTTCTTTTTGTTGACGATTGTGTGCTTTTTTACAGAGCCTTAAAGATGGAATGGAAAGCTATTTATTCCATTCTAGAAGTTTATGAAAAAGCATCAGGGCAGGCCCTTAACAAACAAAAGACatccatttttttcaactccAACTTGGGGTGGGCAGCCGGGCGGGGGGTCCCGTTGCCCTGGCCCGCTTCCGCTAACTGAGGTTggctgatcagtggcttgcaatcctttcgctatcttatatcgttgacaaccatttagatgtgctattaacacactggtaccctgcttcttcgaatggtatccacaaagtgatccacagtaatgacatcttgctactgggttcgcaatttcaccaagaattttggtgaaatgctcccatgtccacgacctctttttagaaggtcgtggtggttgatcttgcttaatgggcatctcctcctcttcgttgaacatatcctcgtcctctatatcaactgggagtgggagtcgactactcgcacaagatgtagctgctctagatgtagctgctctagatgtggctctaggggtggaagtacccaccggtgtaggagttgtagcattggcatccgccacatccctttgtggacgatcatctccactatgtctaggatccatatcacaatcaatgaagctgaaaaaattaaattagaagcaaaaaattagtttaaaaataaactaggctattgtattatacaataggacatgtattattgtatcataatatattattgtatcgatgtattattacatcaaGGTTtggttgacttgcgctcgactcagcaGAATcgatccagagaggttcgctcgacgtgcgctcgacgtgacactcgagcaaaacccatctagagaggttcgctcgaagtGCGCtagacgtggcgctcgagcagaatccatccagagaggttcgctcgacgtgcgctcgacgtggcgctcgagcagaatcgaTCTAGAGAGGTTAGCTCCACTTGCGCTCGatgtggcgctcgagcagaaccatccagagaggttcgctcgacgtgcgctcgacacgTCTCAACACGagccgtgttgggactatattgaatattcaatacaaccaattcacaagaattacaactgctggctccaattcataagagacgtgcttgaattaaatttagggctcataaatttagggctcatcgtaggtggaagctgaatagAGGAGCAATGAGGAACGacggcacggaggagcaacgacgaacggcggcacgctaGCATTAGgacggaagacgcgagagagaagggatggttcagtcactgggacgggagacgcgagagagaagggagaaggaagaagaagaactgaagaaggaagaagaagaactgaagaaggaagaagaagggggggaaCGTATGAAGGAAGTCTTccttaggaagacatatgaaacgacgtcgttccatattaagtggaacggcgtcgttcaataatttttttttaaacccagctataaaacgacgtcgttttacagctgggtttaaaaaaaaattcggagtcggagtcggagctacatggagctccgactccgactccgactccgactccgaatgaCTATTCgaagctactccgaattccgactccgaatttcgacaactccgactccatcggagtcggcgtcggagtggaggtcggacggagtcgaaattcttggaattttgcacacccttACTACAGTGTATACATTGCCCTAACAGCCATATATATTTGACTAGAGAATGTAATTCTTTAAGGAGATGCCTTGGTATTGAATCGAGCCATGCGGGACCAAAGTAGAAAAACTGACTGATAATGGAAGACATCCAAAATTCTTTATCCCGGTTTAAGCTAGGGTACTTTGTACATTGATTAGGATACACCAGACTCGATCACTTAAATTATCGCCTGTTTTGGACTGATCATGAGGATAGAGGTATATAAATTTACAGTCGAACCGGTCTAATTTGTACTTAAGACATGAGTGGGGATGAGAATTGgctaatattactaatatattattgtaaatgGTTGCAGAAAGCTAAGCTTTCTCTTGGGTACGTATCATTGGTATGTTGAGACTAGCAAAGGAGATCATGAGTACTGGATGTAGGATGTGTGAAAAAGATGAAACAATTGAATAAAGTTACAATGAGTAACTTTAAACAATTAGGAGACAGACCATGTTGAGGAATAATCACATATTACCTGTGAATAAGGTCTTAAACATGTTTACAAGGAATGGGTAATCCTATCTAGTTGAACCggttttatgtgataatttaagCACATGAATTTGTTCATGATATAAAAGTCTGTCACAGGACGAATGAAAACCCACACTACTTATTCCGTGACAAGgacaagaaaaaaatactggtttgcacgtgagggagggtgttgaggaataatcttaCATTGTCTATGGATAAGGtcttggacatgtttataagaaataaacaaTTCTCGCTTATTGAACCAGTTTTATGAAATCAATTAcgctcatgaatttcttcagtTCAGTACCCTAGCAGATGGTAACTTTGCAAGATCGAGATCAGCAAAAGTGAAGACCACATGAGATTCATGGATTTGGATAAACGACCTCAacctaacatgcatatattatatatatagctaggacGTACAgacaatatatatgaaattatgaggCTTCTCAAATTAGAGTCCGGCCAGGTTAGGCCTACCACCACAAAATGTTACaagagaaaatgttaaattagtAC encodes:
- the LOC121253845 gene encoding uncharacterized protein LOC121253845, with product MMAEKEQSPYPLAPAIGYVRSDTEAVRAHPEDLRKKKRMKCIAYIAAFAVFQTIIILVFVLTVMRIKSPKFRVRAASFTGNFDITNSSYNLQMNAQFTVKNPNFARFKYEYGTVRFAQNGVTVGEANINEARVRARSTKRVNATVFLNSSNNNPALTGDIVYGRLPLTISSKLEGKVHLMKVFKKKKSAQMYCTMFVNLGMHEIQNLTCK